The stretch of DNA TCGGCGAGAGGATGTCGTGGATGTGCGGCATCTGCACCACGTGGGTGCCTTCGCCGTTGGTCATCCCGGCTTTCTCGTCGGCGAACACGATCAGTTCACCGCCACGGGCGCGGACTTCCTGCAGGTTGGACTTGAGCTTCTCCAGCAGTTCGTTGTTCGGCGCAACGGTCACCACCGGCATGTCGTTATCCACAAGCGCCAACGGACCGTGTTTCAGCTCGCCAGCCGGATAGGCTTCGGCGTGGATGTAAGAGATTTCCTTGAGCTTCAAGGCCCCTTCCATCGCCACCGGGAATTGCGCGCCACGGCCGAGGAACAGGGTGTGGTTCTTCTCGGCGAACAGTTCGGCGATTTTTTCCACCGTGCTGTCCATCGCAAGCGCTTCGCCCAGACGGGTCGGCAGGCGACGCAGTTCTTCCACCAGTGTGGCTTCGACATCTTTACCCAATGTGCCGCGCACCTGACCCAGGGACAGGGTCAGCAGCAACAGACCGACCAGTTGCGTGGTAAAGGCTTTGGTCGACGCCACACCGATTTCGCGGCCGGCCTGGGTCAGCAGGGTCAGGTCGGATTCACGCACCAACGAGCTGATGCCGACGTTGCAGATCGCCAGGCTGGCGAGGAAGCCCAGTTCCTTGGCATTGCGCAGCGCGGCCAGGGTGTCGGCGGTTTCGCCGGACTGGGAGATGGTGACGAACAGCGTGTCCGGTTGCACCACTACCTTGCGGTAGCGGAATTCGCTGGCCACTTCGACCTGGCACGGAATACCGGCCAGTTCTTCGAGCCAGTAACGCGCGACCATGCCGGCGTGGTAGCTGGTGCCGCAGGCGACGATCTGCACGTTGCGCACTTTGGCGAACAGTTCGGCAGCTTGCGGGCCGAATGCCTGGACCAGCACCTGGTTCGGGCTCAGACGACCTTCGAGGGTGCGTTGCACAACGGACGGTTGCTCATGGATTTCCTTGAGCATGTAGTGGCGGAACTCACCTTTGTCGGCGGCCTCGGCGCCATCACTGTATTGCACGGTCTGACGCTCGACGACATTACCGTTCACATCCCAGATCTGCACGCTGTCACGACGGATTTCGGCGATATCGCCTTCTTCCAGGTACATGAAGCGGTCGGTGACCTGACGCAGCGCCAATTGGTCGGACGCGAGGAAGTTCTCGCCCAGACCCAGGCCGATCACCAATGGGCTGCCACTGCGCGCGGCAACCAGACGATCCGGCTGTTGTGCATTGATCACGGCCAGACCGTAGGCACCGTGCAATTCCTTGACGGTCGCCTTGAGCGCAACTGTCAGGTCAGGCTGATCCTTGAGTTTGTGGTTCAGCAGGTGTGCGATGACTTCGGTGTCGGTGTCCGAGGTGAACACGTAACCCAGCGCCTTGAGTTGCTCACGCAGGGCTTCGTGGTTCTCGATGATGCCGTTGTGCACCACGGCAATATCGCCGGAGAAATGCGGGTGCGCGTTACGTTCGCAAGGTGCGCCGTGGGTCGCCCAACGGGTGTGCGCAATACCGAGACGACCCACAAGCGGATGTTCAGCCAGCGCCGCTTCCAGCTCACTGACCTTGCCCGGGCGACGCATGCGCTCGAGCTTTTCGTCGTTGGTGAAAACCGCCACACCGGCACTGTCATAGCCGCGGTATTCAAGGCGCTTCAGGCCTTCGAGCAAGATGGCGGTGATATTACGTTCAGCAACTGCGCCGACAATTCCACACATGCTTATTTCTCCTGACTGACAGCCGCGCAAATCACGGTGATACCGCGGGCCTGAATCTGATCGCGTGCATCGTTGGGCAGGCGATCATCGGTAATTAGGGTATGGACGCTGCTCCATGGCAGCTCCAGGTTGGGAATTTTGCGGCCAATCTTGTCGGCCTCGACCATCACGATGACTTCCCTCGCGACGTCGGCCATCACCCGGCTCAGGCCGAGCAATTCGTTGAACGTGGTGGTCCCGCGCACCAGATCGATGCCGTCGGCGCCGATAAACAACTGGTCGAAGTCGTAAGAGCGTAGTACTTGCTCGGCCACCTGGCCCTGAAAGGACTCCGAATGCGGATCCCAGGTGCCGCCGGTCATCAACAGCACCGGCTCGTGTTCGAGCTCGCTCAAGGAGTTGGCAACATGCAGGGAGTTGGTCATGACCACCAGACCCGGCTGCTGGCCAAGCTCGGGGATCATCGCTGCGGTGGTGCTGCCGCTGTCGATGATGATCCGGGCGTGCTCGCGAATGCGTTTCACCGCCGCGCGGGCAATCGCCTGTTTGTATTTCGAAACGCTTTGGCCGGGTTCAGCCACCAATTCCTGCGGCATAGTGATCGCCCCGCCGTAACGGCGCAGCAACAGGCCATGGCTTTCCAGCGCCGCAAGGTCCTTGCGGATCGTAACTTCCGAGGTTTCGAAGCGCTTGGCCAATTCATCGACACTGACTTCGCCCTGCTCATTGAGCAAGGCGAGAATGTTGTGCCGGCGCTGGGGAGTGTTGCGTTTCGACATGGCGACTTAAGTTTCGATTCGAAAGATAACGGAAGCAATCAAAACCTATTGACCATAAATCGTCAAGCGCGATGCAGAGTTTTTTGAGAACGACACGAACAAAAATGTGGTAGCGGGCATGCTCGCGAAGGCGTCGTGTCAGTCAACATCAACGTTGAATGCTCTAACGCTTTCGCGAGCAAGCCCGCTCCCACATTGGATTTGCGTGGCTAAGTCAGGCTGTGGATAACTCAGTCCTTTTTGATTTTCACCGGACGCTTCCAGCCATCGATATTCTTCTGCCGCGCCCGACCCACGGCCAACTGCGCGTTATCCACATTTTGCGTGATGGTCGAGCCGGCTGCCGTGGTAGCACCCGAAGAGATATCCACAGGCGCTACCAACGAGTTGTTGGAACCGATGAATACATCTTCACCCAGCACGGTTTTCCACTTGTTGGCGCCATCGTAGTTGCAGGTGATGGTGCCAGCGCCGATGTTGGTGCGCGCACCGATTTCGGCGTCGCCCAGATAAGTCAGGTGTCCAGCTTTGGCACCCTCGCCCATCCGCGCGTTTTTCAGTTCGACGAAGTTACCCACATGTGCGCGCGCTTCAAGCACGGTGCCCGGACGCAGACGGGCGAACGGACCGGCATCGCTGCCCTCACCAAGAATCGCGCCTTCAATGTGGCTGTTGGCCTTGATCACCACACCTTTGCGCAGGGTGCTGTCCTTGATTACGCAGTTCGGACCGATCACCACGTCGTCTTCGATAACGACGTTGCCTTCGAGGATCACGTTGACGTCGATCAGCACGTCGCGACCAACGGTCACTTCGCCGCGCACATCGAAACGCGCCGGGTCACGCAGGGTCACGCCTTGCGCCATCAGTCGGCGACCGGCGCGCAACTGGTAATGACGCTCCAGCTCCGACAGTTGCTTGCGGTC from Pseudomonas sp. P8_229 encodes:
- the glmS gene encoding glutamine--fructose-6-phosphate transaminase (isomerizing), with amino-acid sequence MCGIVGAVAERNITAILLEGLKRLEYRGYDSAGVAVFTNDEKLERMRRPGKVSELEAALAEHPLVGRLGIAHTRWATHGAPCERNAHPHFSGDIAVVHNGIIENHEALREQLKALGYVFTSDTDTEVIAHLLNHKLKDQPDLTVALKATVKELHGAYGLAVINAQQPDRLVAARSGSPLVIGLGLGENFLASDQLALRQVTDRFMYLEEGDIAEIRRDSVQIWDVNGNVVERQTVQYSDGAEAADKGEFRHYMLKEIHEQPSVVQRTLEGRLSPNQVLVQAFGPQAAELFAKVRNVQIVACGTSYHAGMVARYWLEELAGIPCQVEVASEFRYRKVVVQPDTLFVTISQSGETADTLAALRNAKELGFLASLAICNVGISSLVRESDLTLLTQAGREIGVASTKAFTTQLVGLLLLTLSLGQVRGTLGKDVEATLVEELRRLPTRLGEALAMDSTVEKIAELFAEKNHTLFLGRGAQFPVAMEGALKLKEISYIHAEAYPAGELKHGPLALVDNDMPVVTVAPNNELLEKLKSNLQEVRARGGELIVFADEKAGMTNGEGTHVVQMPHIHDILSPILYTIPLQLLSYYVAVLKGTDVDQPRNLAKSVTVE
- a CDS encoding DeoR/GlpR family DNA-binding transcription regulator, with amino-acid sequence MSKRNTPQRRHNILALLNEQGEVSVDELAKRFETSEVTIRKDLAALESHGLLLRRYGGAITMPQELVAEPGQSVSKYKQAIARAAVKRIREHARIIIDSGSTTAAMIPELGQQPGLVVMTNSLHVANSLSELEHEPVLLMTGGTWDPHSESFQGQVAEQVLRSYDFDQLFIGADGIDLVRGTTTFNELLGLSRVMADVAREVIVMVEADKIGRKIPNLELPWSSVHTLITDDRLPNDARDQIQARGITVICAAVSQEK
- the glmU gene encoding bifunctional UDP-N-acetylglucosamine diphosphorylase/glucosamine-1-phosphate N-acetyltransferase GlmU produces the protein MSLEIVILAAGQGTRMRSALPKVLHPVAGNSMLGHVIHSARQLDPQRIHVVIGHGADVVRERLAADDLNFVLQDKQLGTGHATAQAVPFITADTVLILYGDVPLIEVETLQRLLKHVVPGQMGLLTVELQDPTGYGRIVRDADGKVAAIVEHKDASEAQRAITEGNTGILAVPANHLADWMSRLSNNNAQGEYYLTDVIEMAVNDGLVVATEQPHDPMEVQGANDRKQLSELERHYQLRAGRRLMAQGVTLRDPARFDVRGEVTVGRDVLIDVNVILEGNVVIEDDVVIGPNCVIKDSTLRKGVVIKANSHIEGAILGEGSDAGPFARLRPGTVLEARAHVGNFVELKNARMGEGAKAGHLTYLGDAEIGARTNIGAGTITCNYDGANKWKTVLGEDVFIGSNNSLVAPVDISSGATTAAGSTITQNVDNAQLAVGRARQKNIDGWKRPVKIKKD